In a single window of the Mycobacterium bourgelatii genome:
- the ipdA gene encoding cholesterol ring-cleaving hydrolase subunit IpdA translates to MTNKVTTLDEAVAQLESGMTIGIAGWGSRRKPMAFVRAILRTDIKDLTVVTYGGPDLGLLCSAGKVKRVYYGFVSLDSPPFYDPWFAKARTSGAIEAREMDEGMLRCGLQAAAQRLPFLPIRAGLGSSVLDFWEGELQTVTSPYPAPGGGYEKLIAMPALRLDAAFAHLNIGDAKGNAAYTGIDPYFDDLFLMAADKRFLSVERIVPTEDLIKAVPPQALLINRMMVDAVVEAPGGAHFTTAAPDYGRDEKFQRHYAEAAGSEEGWQQFVQTYLSGSEEDYQKAVRAFGEEAAK, encoded by the coding sequence ATGACGAACAAGGTCACCACCCTGGACGAGGCCGTAGCCCAGTTGGAAAGCGGTATGACCATCGGCATCGCCGGTTGGGGTTCGCGGCGCAAACCGATGGCTTTCGTGCGCGCCATCCTGCGCACCGATATCAAAGACCTGACGGTAGTCACTTACGGCGGTCCCGACCTGGGGTTGCTGTGCTCGGCAGGCAAGGTGAAACGCGTTTACTACGGGTTCGTTTCGCTGGATTCGCCGCCGTTCTACGACCCGTGGTTCGCCAAAGCCCGCACCAGCGGCGCGATCGAGGCCCGCGAGATGGACGAGGGCATGCTGCGCTGCGGCTTACAGGCTGCCGCACAACGGCTTCCGTTCCTGCCCATCCGGGCCGGTCTGGGCAGCTCGGTGCTCGACTTCTGGGAAGGTGAGCTGCAAACGGTGACCAGCCCTTACCCTGCGCCCGGGGGCGGGTACGAGAAGCTGATCGCGATGCCGGCACTGCGCCTGGACGCGGCCTTCGCCCACCTCAATATCGGTGACGCCAAAGGCAATGCGGCCTACACCGGCATCGACCCCTACTTCGATGACCTGTTCCTGATGGCCGCCGACAAGCGCTTCCTCTCCGTCGAGCGGATTGTCCCGACCGAGGATCTCATCAAAGCCGTACCCCCGCAGGCACTTTTGATCAACCGCATGATGGTCGACGCCGTGGTGGAGGCACCGGGTGGGGCGCACTTCACCACCGCCGCACCCGATTACGGACGCGACGAGAAGTTCCAACGGCACTACGCCGAGGCCGCAGGTTCCGAAGAGGGCTGGCAGCAGTTCGTTCAGACGTACCTGTCCGGCAGCGAAGAGGACTACCAGAAAGCCGTGCGCGCATTCGGTGAGGAGGCAGCCAAGTGA
- the ipdB gene encoding cholesterol ring-cleaving hydrolase subunit IpdB, with product MSTRAEICAVACAELFRDAGEIMISPMTNMASVGARLARLTFSPDILLTDGEAQLLADTPALGKPGAVEGWMPFGRVFETLAWGWRHVVMGANQVDRYGNQNISAFGPLQKPTRQMFGVRGSPGNTINHATSYWVGNHSKRVFTDSVDIVSGIGYDKVDKDNPAFRFVNVYRVVSNLGVFDFGGPDRTMRALSLHPGVTPDEVREATSFEVHGLDEAEESRQPTEEELRLIREVIDPKALRDREIRS from the coding sequence GTGAGCACCCGAGCAGAAATATGCGCGGTCGCCTGTGCCGAATTGTTCCGGGATGCGGGCGAAATCATGATCAGCCCGATGACGAACATGGCCTCCGTGGGAGCACGTTTGGCGCGTCTCACGTTCTCTCCCGACATCCTGCTGACCGACGGCGAGGCGCAACTGCTGGCCGACACCCCAGCGCTGGGCAAGCCGGGAGCCGTCGAGGGCTGGATGCCGTTCGGTCGGGTGTTCGAAACGTTGGCCTGGGGCTGGCGCCACGTTGTGATGGGCGCGAATCAGGTTGACCGATACGGCAATCAGAACATTTCGGCATTTGGCCCGCTGCAGAAGCCAACCCGGCAGATGTTCGGCGTGCGGGGTTCGCCGGGCAACACCATCAACCACGCGACCAGCTACTGGGTGGGTAACCACTCCAAGCGGGTCTTCACCGACTCCGTCGACATTGTCTCCGGTATCGGTTACGACAAGGTGGACAAGGACAATCCGGCATTCCGGTTCGTCAACGTCTACCGGGTGGTGTCGAACCTAGGTGTGTTCGACTTCGGCGGCCCGGACCGCACCATGCGCGCCCTGTCCTTGCACCCCGGGGTGACCCCCGACGAGGTGCGTGAAGCCACGTCGTTTGAGGTGCACGGACTCGACGAGGCCGAGGAATCACGGCAGCCCACCGAGGAAGAACTTCGTTTGATTCGCGAGGTGATCGACCCGAAGGCGCTGCGCGACAGAGAGATACGGTCGTGA
- the ipdC gene encoding (3aS,4S,5R,7aS)-5-hydroxy-7a-methyl-1-oxo-octahydro-1H-indene-4-carboxyl-CoA dehydrogenase produces the protein MRLRTPLTELVGIEHPVVQTGMGWVAGARLVSATANAGGLGILASATMTLDELATAIKKVKANTDKPFGVNIRADAADAGDRVELMIREGVKVASFALAPKQELIARLKEAGAVVVPSIGAAKHARKVASWGADAMIVQGGEGGGHTGPVATTLLLPSVLDAVKGTGIPVIAAGGFFDGRGLAAALSYGAAGVAMGTRFLLTSDSTVPEAVKRRYLESALDGTVVTTRVDGMPHRVLRTGLVEKLESGSRARGFTAAVRNAAKFKQMSGMTWRSMIQDGLAMRHGKELTWSQVVMAANTPMLLKAGLVEGNTDAGVLASGQVAGILDDLPSCAELIESIVRDAIEHLQQASALIE, from the coding sequence GTGAGACTGCGCACACCGCTGACCGAACTCGTCGGGATCGAACACCCCGTGGTGCAGACGGGGATGGGTTGGGTGGCCGGCGCGCGACTGGTGTCGGCGACAGCCAATGCGGGCGGACTCGGCATCTTGGCCTCGGCGACCATGACGCTGGACGAATTGGCAACGGCGATCAAGAAAGTCAAGGCGAACACCGACAAACCGTTTGGGGTCAACATCCGAGCGGACGCCGCAGACGCCGGCGATCGCGTCGAGCTCATGATCCGCGAGGGCGTCAAGGTGGCATCCTTTGCCCTAGCACCCAAGCAGGAGCTGATCGCCCGGCTCAAAGAAGCTGGCGCCGTGGTGGTTCCGTCCATCGGTGCGGCCAAGCATGCGCGCAAGGTCGCGAGCTGGGGCGCCGACGCGATGATCGTGCAGGGCGGCGAAGGCGGCGGCCACACCGGACCCGTCGCGACTACCCTGCTGCTGCCGTCGGTACTCGACGCGGTCAAGGGCACCGGCATCCCGGTGATCGCCGCCGGCGGATTCTTCGACGGGCGCGGACTGGCCGCGGCGTTGTCCTACGGCGCGGCGGGCGTTGCCATGGGCACCCGGTTCCTGCTCACCTCGGACTCCACCGTGCCCGAAGCGGTCAAGCGGCGTTACCTGGAGTCGGCACTGGACGGCACGGTCGTCACCACCCGCGTCGACGGCATGCCGCACCGCGTGCTGCGCACGGGACTGGTGGAGAAGCTGGAGAGTGGCTCGCGGGCCCGGGGCTTTACTGCTGCGGTGCGCAATGCCGCCAAGTTCAAGCAGATGTCGGGGATGACTTGGCGGTCGATGATTCAAGACGGCTTGGCCATGCGCCACGGCAAGGAGTTGACCTGGTCGCAGGTGGTGATGGCGGCGAACACCCCGATGTTGCTCAAGGCCGGGTTGGTCGAGGGCAACACCGACGCCGGGGTGTTGGCCTCGGGCCAGGTCGCCGGGATTCTCGACGACCTGCCGTCCTGCGCCGAATTGATCGAGTCGATCGTGCGGGACGCGATCGAGCATTTGCAGCAGGCGTCCGCGCTCATCGAATAG
- a CDS encoding fatty acid desaturase has product MTTVEKHHAAPESAAPHALPDPGESVPRLALPTVGIYFAALTAFVVSTIGYINGWSPAWVTIPVNAAVTFVMFTVVHDASHYSISSTRWVNGLFGRLAWLLVGPVVAFPSFGYIHIQHHRHSNDDEQDPDTFASHGKWWQLPFRWPAVEYFYLRYYLPRARSRPVAEVAETLVMLTLSLTGLIVAIVTGHFWTLAVVFLIPQRIGVTILAWWFDWLPHHGLEDTQRSNRYRATRNRVGAEWLFTPVLLSQNYHLVHHLHPSVPFYRYLRTWRRNEEAYLERNAAIGTVFGQQLNPDEYREWKELNGRLAKLLPVRMPTRSSSTHAVLHRIPVASVDPITADSTLVTFAVPEELQDAFRFEPGQHVTVRTDLGGQNVRRNYSICAPATRAQLRIAVKHIPGGAFSTFVANDLKAGDVLELMTPTGRFGTPLNPLNRKHYVGLVAGSGITPVLSIIATTLEVETESRFTLIYGNRTWESTMFRAELDRLESRYADRLEILHVLSNESLHIPELRGRIDRDKLSTWLADRLRPADVDEWFLCGPLEMISNLRDVLVEHDVAPEHIHVELFFGYADAPTTQQSYDTATVTFTLSGKQETFDLTPGDSILEGALQRRSDAPYACMGGACGTCRAKLVEGKVEMDHNFALGRSELDAGYILTCQSHPTTPFVSVDYDA; this is encoded by the coding sequence ATGACGACCGTCGAGAAGCACCACGCGGCGCCTGAGTCGGCCGCGCCCCATGCTCTGCCGGACCCCGGCGAGTCGGTTCCCAGGCTCGCTCTGCCCACCGTCGGGATCTACTTCGCCGCGCTGACGGCGTTCGTCGTATCCACGATCGGCTACATCAACGGCTGGTCGCCCGCGTGGGTCACCATCCCCGTCAACGCGGCAGTCACGTTCGTCATGTTCACCGTCGTGCACGACGCTTCGCACTACTCGATCAGCTCGACGCGCTGGGTCAATGGATTGTTCGGCCGGCTGGCGTGGCTGCTCGTCGGGCCGGTGGTCGCCTTCCCGTCGTTCGGGTACATCCACATCCAGCATCACCGCCACTCCAACGACGACGAACAGGACCCCGACACCTTCGCGTCGCACGGCAAGTGGTGGCAGCTGCCGTTTCGCTGGCCGGCGGTGGAGTACTTCTACCTGCGGTACTACCTGCCGCGTGCCCGCAGTCGCCCAGTCGCCGAGGTCGCCGAGACGTTGGTGATGTTGACCCTGAGCTTGACCGGGCTCATCGTCGCGATCGTCACCGGCCACTTCTGGACGCTGGCGGTCGTGTTCCTGATTCCGCAACGCATCGGCGTCACCATCCTGGCGTGGTGGTTCGACTGGCTGCCCCACCACGGGTTGGAGGACACTCAGCGTTCCAACCGCTACCGGGCGACCCGTAACCGCGTCGGCGCGGAGTGGCTGTTCACCCCGGTGCTGCTGTCGCAGAACTATCACCTGGTGCACCATCTGCACCCGTCGGTGCCGTTCTACCGGTATCTGCGGACGTGGCGGCGCAACGAGGAGGCCTACCTCGAGCGCAATGCCGCCATCGGCACGGTCTTTGGGCAGCAACTGAATCCGGACGAATACCGCGAGTGGAAGGAACTGAACGGCCGGCTCGCGAAACTGCTGCCGGTGCGGATGCCTACCCGCTCGAGCTCGACGCACGCGGTGCTGCACCGCATCCCGGTCGCGTCGGTCGATCCCATCACCGCCGACAGCACGCTCGTCACGTTCGCCGTGCCCGAGGAGCTACAGGACGCGTTCCGCTTCGAGCCGGGACAGCACGTCACCGTGCGCACCGACCTAGGCGGCCAGAACGTTCGGCGCAACTATTCGATCTGCGCTCCTGCCACCCGTGCCCAGCTGAGGATTGCCGTCAAGCACATTCCGGGCGGGGCGTTTTCGACGTTCGTGGCCAACGACCTCAAGGCCGGCGACGTACTGGAGCTGATGACGCCGACGGGGCGATTCGGCACCCCGCTGAATCCGCTGAACCGCAAGCACTACGTCGGTCTGGTCGCCGGCAGCGGGATCACGCCGGTGCTGTCCATCATCGCGACGACGCTCGAGGTCGAGACCGAAAGCCGGTTCACCCTGATCTACGGCAACCGGACTTGGGAGTCGACGATGTTCCGCGCCGAGCTCGACCGGCTGGAGTCTCGTTATGCGGACCGACTCGAGATCTTGCATGTGCTGTCCAACGAGTCGTTGCACATTCCGGAGCTGCGTGGGCGCATCGACCGGGACAAGCTCAGCACCTGGCTGGCGGATCGCTTGCGCCCGGCCGATGTTGACGAGTGGTTCCTCTGCGGTCCGCTCGAGATGATTTCGAATCTGCGGGATGTGTTGGTCGAGCATGACGTGGCCCCCGAGCACATTCACGTCGAGCTCTTCTTCGGGTACGCGGATGCGCCGACTACCCAGCAGTCGTACGACACGGCGACCGTCACCTTCACGCTGTCCGGGAAACAGGAGACCTTCGATCTAACCCCCGGGGACTCCATTCTGGAAGGCGCGCTGCAACGCCGCAGCGATGCGCCTTATGCGTGCATGGGCGGCGCGTGCGGCACCTGCCGCGCCAAACTCGTCGAGGGCAAAGTGGAGATGGACCACAACTTTGCGTTGGGCCGGTCCGAGCTGGACGCGGGTTACATCCTGACCTGCCAGTCGCATCCGACGACACCGTTCGTCTCCGTCGACTACGACGCTTAG
- a CDS encoding zinc-dependent alcohol dehydrogenase — MKAVRNAPPTIEVVDVDEPDGVGELVRVVATGICASDLKYLQFGSTQIAGHEFAGLLDDGTAVAVEGFFGCGRCEQCEQGLFNMCIEGPTAPGMLSPGGMSEWFRAPRNMLVPLPSGLDPADGCLVEPASVAWHSCHQAGIGPHCRVAVVGAGAIGILTAAAAQQMGAAEVDLEARHPHQHDARELIGAGLPTSGYDVVIETAGSESGLSRAVELARVGGTVVHLGFYPPGTVWPMDAAFSKEVAIRPSLGYCSHYRRRDFAEAAALLASRPELTSTLITHRFPIEDAVEAFRVAQDKSKGVFRVVVEP; from the coding sequence GTGAAGGCAGTGCGCAATGCCCCGCCCACGATTGAGGTCGTCGATGTCGATGAACCGGACGGCGTCGGAGAGCTTGTCCGTGTTGTGGCGACGGGGATTTGCGCGTCGGACCTGAAATACTTGCAGTTCGGCAGCACTCAGATCGCGGGCCACGAGTTCGCCGGGTTGCTCGACGACGGCACGGCCGTCGCCGTCGAAGGTTTCTTCGGCTGCGGCCGATGCGAACAGTGCGAACAGGGCCTCTTCAACATGTGCATCGAAGGACCGACAGCACCTGGGATGCTGAGCCCTGGCGGAATGAGCGAATGGTTCCGGGCACCGCGCAACATGCTCGTACCGTTGCCGTCTGGGCTGGACCCCGCCGACGGCTGCCTTGTCGAACCGGCAAGCGTGGCCTGGCACAGTTGCCACCAAGCTGGGATCGGACCACACTGTCGGGTAGCTGTGGTCGGAGCGGGCGCCATCGGAATCCTCACCGCCGCGGCAGCCCAACAGATGGGCGCGGCTGAGGTCGACCTAGAAGCGCGCCACCCCCATCAGCACGACGCTCGCGAACTCATTGGCGCCGGCCTGCCGACGAGCGGATACGACGTGGTCATTGAAACCGCAGGCAGTGAAAGCGGTCTCAGCCGTGCCGTCGAACTGGCGAGAGTGGGTGGCACGGTCGTGCACCTGGGGTTTTATCCCCCCGGTACGGTGTGGCCGATGGACGCGGCGTTCAGCAAAGAAGTCGCGATACGTCCTTCGCTTGGCTACTGCAGTCACTATCGGCGCCGGGACTTCGCCGAGGCCGCGGCCCTCTTGGCCTCACGTCCGGAGTTGACCAGCACCCTGATCACACACCGGTTCCCCATCGAGGACGCCGTGGAGGCTTTCCGGGTAGCCCAGGACAAGTCCAAGGGAGTATTCCGCGTAGTCGTCGAGCCCTAG
- a CDS encoding oxygenase MpaB family protein has translation MNQAVPARHPDGPRPVPPAIRLLALVLGLRGPNAEEMRRLGERLTVGDEPMDRLVEWMSAAGMEQTRPLFERALLDGIANVPDAPEPLRDFFVEVETVPDWVDWDLVRRGQKALRSGGADGMYVARDVSLLGGYQFAAFNQTLLRTGALEKGSNKRFAETMQWAMDVISKDGLAPLGVGYRSTLRVRFIHALVRRHVATMPDWRADLWGLPINQTDMAATLVGALIAPPVGGIGMGILLTPREFDAIAHVTRYAGWLMGVHEEWLPQSFRDGVRILYHTLSAISTPDETTKQLAVPMAADPLSWNYECLPSLRRRLAWAQHLSVTSGFLGRGGMATLGLPTYIPPVYPLLRFPFNVTRSLVALSLPGGRSRAAVRGEREHKALMQTMIGDSGATVGEAATHVDGVA, from the coding sequence ATGAACCAGGCGGTTCCGGCGCGCCATCCTGATGGACCGCGCCCGGTTCCTCCCGCCATCAGACTGCTTGCGCTGGTGCTCGGCTTGCGTGGACCCAATGCCGAGGAGATGCGGCGGCTCGGCGAGCGCTTGACCGTGGGCGACGAGCCGATGGACCGTCTGGTCGAGTGGATGTCGGCCGCCGGAATGGAGCAAACCCGGCCGTTGTTCGAGCGCGCCTTGCTTGACGGCATCGCCAACGTCCCCGACGCTCCGGAACCATTGCGCGATTTCTTCGTCGAGGTTGAGACGGTTCCAGACTGGGTCGACTGGGATCTCGTGCGCCGGGGCCAAAAGGCGCTGCGCAGTGGCGGCGCCGACGGCATGTACGTCGCGCGCGACGTGTCACTTCTTGGCGGGTACCAATTCGCGGCGTTCAACCAGACGCTGCTTCGAACGGGAGCGCTGGAGAAGGGGTCGAACAAACGGTTCGCCGAGACGATGCAGTGGGCGATGGACGTCATCTCCAAAGACGGCCTGGCCCCGCTCGGAGTGGGCTACCGGTCCACGCTCCGCGTCCGCTTTATTCACGCGTTGGTCCGACGGCACGTGGCGACAATGCCAGACTGGCGTGCCGACCTGTGGGGCCTGCCGATCAACCAGACGGACATGGCGGCCACGCTCGTCGGCGCACTCATTGCCCCACCGGTTGGCGGCATCGGCATGGGAATACTGCTTACGCCAAGGGAATTCGACGCAATCGCGCATGTGACCCGGTATGCCGGCTGGCTGATGGGTGTCCACGAGGAGTGGTTACCGCAGAGCTTTCGAGACGGTGTCCGCATCCTGTATCACACGCTGAGCGCGATCTCGACACCCGACGAAACCACCAAACAACTGGCGGTGCCGATGGCTGCGGACCCGCTGAGCTGGAACTACGAATGTCTGCCTAGCCTGCGCCGTCGCCTCGCTTGGGCCCAGCACTTGTCTGTTACGAGTGGCTTTCTCGGACGTGGTGGCATGGCCACGCTCGGCTTGCCGACCTACATTCCACCCGTTTATCCGCTCTTGCGGTTCCCGTTCAACGTCACCCGCAGCCTCGTCGCCCTGAGTTTGCCGGGCGGGCGCAGCCGCGCGGCGGTGCGCGGCGAGCGTGAGCATAAAGCGTTGATGCAAACCATGATTGGCGACAGCGGAGCCACCGTCGGTGAGGCCGCGACGCACGTGGATGGAGTCGCCTGA
- a CDS encoding TetR/AcrR family transcriptional regulator, whose translation MKRAEVVRGYGGVSAADRIAERRRKLLAAGRRIWGESGISDVTIRGVCSVAGLTPRYFYEQFPNREALLFAVSDDVRDELLQALVLAGIGDPGTLKDKLRSALQAFLEILAADPHIHRIATQDVSSVAGLAEHRTRILDMIADAVVQYTPDVLGPDTPNSPEWKRVAQFIVGGANQLIENWLDDPQEPPAELAAAIADLCVAAVSGITHSYKKSGSLS comes from the coding sequence ATGAAGCGAGCGGAGGTGGTACGCGGTTACGGCGGCGTGAGCGCAGCCGACCGCATCGCCGAACGCCGCCGTAAGCTGCTCGCCGCAGGTCGGCGCATCTGGGGTGAGTCAGGAATCTCCGACGTCACGATCCGCGGCGTGTGCTCAGTAGCTGGTCTGACCCCCCGCTACTTCTACGAGCAATTCCCGAACCGCGAAGCGCTGCTGTTCGCCGTTTCCGACGACGTTCGCGACGAGTTGCTGCAGGCACTGGTCCTCGCCGGCATCGGCGACCCGGGCACCCTGAAGGACAAGCTACGTTCGGCGCTCCAAGCGTTCCTGGAGATCCTCGCCGCCGACCCCCACATCCACCGCATCGCCACCCAGGACGTGAGCAGCGTCGCCGGCCTCGCCGAACACCGCACGCGCATTCTCGACATGATCGCCGATGCAGTCGTCCAGTACACCCCGGACGTCCTAGGCCCCGACACACCGAATAGTCCAGAGTGGAAACGCGTCGCACAGTTCATCGTGGGCGGGGCAAACCAGCTCATCGAAAACTGGCTCGATGATCCCCAGGAACCCCCTGCCGAACTTGCCGCCGCGATCGCCGACCTGTGCGTCGCGGCGGTTAGTGGTATTACGCACTCATACAAGAAGTCGGGCTCCTTATCCTGA
- a CDS encoding MbtH family protein has protein sequence MSTNPFDDENGRFVVLVNDEEQHSLWPTFAAIPEGWRVVFGEDSRQACLDYVEENWPDIRPKSLRDRLAEGSG, from the coding sequence ATGAGCACCAATCCGTTTGACGACGAGAACGGCCGGTTCGTAGTTCTGGTCAACGACGAGGAGCAGCACAGCCTGTGGCCGACCTTTGCCGCGATCCCGGAGGGTTGGCGGGTCGTGTTCGGCGAAGACTCTCGACAGGCATGTCTGGACTACGTCGAAGAGAATTGGCCGGACATCCGTCCGAAGAGCCTGCGTGACCGGCTCGCCGAAGGGTCAGGATAA
- the fadA6 gene encoding steroid 3-ketoacyl-CoA thiolase FadA6 → MPEAYVVEAVRTAVGKRNGALAGIHPVDLGALGWRGLFDRVDVDPAAVDDVIAGCVDAIGGQAGNIARLSWLAAGYPEEVPGVTVDRQCGSSQQAISFGAQAIMAGTADLIVAGGMQNMSQIPISSAMIVGEQFGFTTPTAESKQWLHRYGDQEISQFRGSELIAEKWNLSREEMEQYALTSHERAFAAIRGGHFDNEIITVETESGPFRVDEGPRETSLEKMAGLKTLVDGGRLTAAMASQISDGASAVLLASEQAVKDHGLTPRARIHHISARAADPVFMLTGPIPATRYALEKTGLSIDDIDTVEINEAFAPVVLAWLKEIKADPAKVNPNGGAIALGHPLGATGAKLFTTMLNELERIGGRYGLQTMCEGGGTANVTIIERL, encoded by the coding sequence ATGCCCGAGGCGTACGTCGTAGAGGCCGTACGGACCGCGGTCGGCAAGCGCAACGGCGCCCTGGCCGGGATACATCCCGTCGACCTAGGCGCATTGGGGTGGCGCGGACTGTTCGACCGGGTCGATGTTGACCCCGCCGCCGTCGACGATGTGATCGCCGGTTGCGTGGACGCGATCGGCGGCCAGGCAGGCAACATCGCGCGGTTGTCATGGCTGGCCGCGGGCTACCCCGAAGAGGTGCCCGGAGTCACCGTCGACCGACAGTGCGGGTCCAGCCAGCAGGCCATTTCCTTTGGGGCCCAAGCGATCATGGCCGGCACGGCCGACCTCATCGTGGCCGGCGGAATGCAGAACATGAGCCAGATCCCGATCTCGTCGGCGATGATCGTCGGCGAGCAGTTCGGATTCACCACGCCGACAGCCGAGTCCAAGCAATGGCTGCACCGCTACGGGGATCAGGAGATCTCTCAGTTCCGTGGCTCGGAGCTCATCGCCGAGAAGTGGAACCTGTCTCGGGAAGAGATGGAACAGTACGCGCTGACCAGCCATGAGCGCGCGTTCGCGGCGATTCGCGGTGGCCACTTCGACAACGAAATCATCACTGTGGAAACCGAATCCGGCCCGTTCCGGGTGGATGAGGGTCCGCGAGAGACGTCGCTGGAGAAGATGGCCGGCCTCAAGACATTGGTCGATGGCGGCCGGCTGACGGCGGCGATGGCCAGTCAGATTTCCGACGGTGCCAGCGCTGTCCTGCTCGCGTCCGAACAGGCGGTCAAAGATCATGGACTGACGCCGCGCGCGCGCATTCATCACATCAGCGCCCGGGCTGCGGACCCAGTGTTCATGTTGACCGGCCCCATTCCGGCCACCCGCTACGCGTTGGAAAAGACCGGCCTCTCCATCGACGACATCGACACCGTCGAGATCAACGAGGCGTTCGCGCCGGTAGTGCTGGCCTGGCTCAAGGAGATCAAGGCGGACCCGGCGAAGGTCAATCCAAACGGCGGCGCGATCGCACTCGGGCATCCGTTGGGCGCTACCGGTGCCAAGCTGTTCACCACCATGCTGAACGAATTGGAACGAATCGGTGGTCGTTACGGACTTCAGACCATGTGTGAGGGTGGCGGTACGGCTAACGTCACCATCATCGAGCGGCTCTGA
- the kstR2 gene encoding TetR family transcriptional regulator KstR2, which translates to MDRVTGQANSRRDELLALAATMFAERGLRATTVRDIADGAGILSGSLYHHFASKEEMVDDLLRGFLDWLFERYQQIIDNEPNPLERLKGLFMTSFEAIEHRHAQVVIYQDEAQRLSSQPRFSYLEERNRQQRKMWVDVLNQGIEEGYFRRDLDVDLVYRFIRDTTWVSVRWYQPGGPLTAEQVGQKYLAIVLGGIKTEGV; encoded by the coding sequence GTGGACCGAGTGACCGGTCAGGCTAATAGCCGGCGAGACGAGCTGCTGGCGCTCGCCGCGACGATGTTTGCCGAGCGTGGGCTACGCGCGACCACCGTGCGAGACATCGCGGATGGTGCCGGAATCCTCTCGGGCAGCCTGTACCACCACTTCGCTTCCAAGGAAGAGATGGTGGACGACCTGCTACGCGGCTTCCTGGACTGGCTGTTCGAGCGCTACCAACAAATTATCGACAACGAGCCCAACCCGCTGGAACGCCTCAAAGGGCTGTTCATGACCTCTTTCGAAGCGATCGAGCACCGGCATGCGCAAGTCGTGATCTACCAGGACGAGGCCCAGCGGTTGTCGTCGCAACCCCGGTTTTCCTATCTCGAGGAACGCAACAGACAGCAGCGAAAGATGTGGGTCGACGTACTCAATCAGGGCATCGAGGAGGGCTACTTCCGGCGCGACCTCGACGTCGACCTGGTTTACCGATTCATCCGTGACACCACATGGGTGTCGGTGCGCTGGTATCAACCCGGCGGGCCGCTCACCGCAGAGCAAGTGGGTCAGAAGTATCTCGCCATCGTGCTTGGCGGGATCAAGACAGAAGGAGTCTGA